GTCTTTTTCAGTTCCGCATAACTGCACTTGCGCGGCGAGAGGTTTTCAAGAGAAACCGGTTCATGTCTGTTTTTGGAGCAAATGTGCAACAATTACGTATACCGCAAGTTCCAGAGCACGGAACTCTCCCACAAGCACACATACACAAACAGATAAAAGGGAAGAACAACTAGGAATCAGCTGAGCATTGGTGATATCTTTCTAGTTCGAACAAGTCTTCCCTCTCGGTGTATTTTTGCCGTAATCTTCCGTATAATTTGTTACGGGTAGCGGGGAAGAGGGTTGAGTTGTGCGGAATTGACTCAGTTGCTGTGTGTAAAATTCCTCTGAACCTTAATGCCATGAACAAATGAGTGTGCAAATAGATATACCAAAAAAGATGGTTGCGGAATTCTGTCGCCGTAACCGTATAACGCGACTGTCGCTCTTCGGTTCAGCGATCAGGGATGATTTTGGCTCCGACAGCGATATAGATGTACTGGTGGAATTCGAGCGGGACGCCCGAATCGGTTTTATTACGCTTGCGGGATTGGAAATTGAGCTAACTGAAATTCTGGGTCGCAATGCGGAACTGCACACCGTAAAAGGACTTCATCCTAGATTTCGAGATGAAGTATTGCGGTTGGCAGAGGTACAGTATGAGCAGGCGTGACGATCATACGAGCATCGGGGATATGCTCA
The sequence above is a segment of the Candidatus Dadabacteria bacterium genome. Coding sequences within it:
- a CDS encoding nucleotidyltransferase family protein, which encodes MSVQIDIPKKMVAEFCRRNRITRLSLFGSAIRDDFGSDSDIDVLVEFERDARIGFITLAGLEIELTEILGRNAELHTVKGLHPRFRDEVLRLAEVQYEQA